The Chloroflexota bacterium DNA window CGATTGGCGCCGTCGATGCGGCTCGCCTCCAGAATCTCCGTCGAAACGCCCTGGATCGCCGCCATGAAAGTGATCCCGAAGAACGGCACGCCGCGCCACACGTTGACGTATATGAGCGATGCCATCGCCCATGTCTCTTGCCGCAAGAAGGGGATCGGCTCGGAGAGCAGGTGCAGCTTGCCGATGAGCACTTCGTTGACGATGCTGAACGCCGGGTGATAGATCCAGGACCAGATCATCGTGCTGAAGACGGTCGGCATGATCCACGGCAATAAGAAGAGCGCCTTCGCCGCGCGCTGCCCCACAAACGGGCGGTTGAGCATGACGGCGAGCACCAGTCCCCCGCAAAACTTCAAGACTAGCGCGAACAGCGTATACACGAGCGAGTTCACGACGGTCTTGGAAAACAGGTTGGTGCCCAGCAACTTGGCATAGTTTTCCAGGCCCGTAAAGTTCGCATCGGCGCCCATCTGCTTGTCGGTGAAACTGAGAAAGACGGCGTAGAAAAACGGGTACGCCATCATCACGGCCAGAAACACAAAGCCGGGTCCCAGCAGGATGTAGCCCAGCGAGGATTCTTTGTGCAACAACCCGGCCACGATAGAACTCAGCGTGCGGGGCTGCGCTTGAGGGGAAGGGGTCATCGGTTTCACCCGGCGAAATCTCGGTGTGACCGGGTGCAGAGCGCCCGGGTGTGCATAAGCCCACCCAGGTGTTCTGCACCCGGCGGAGTGACGAACCTAGCTGAGCAACTTCAGGTCGGCGATGTCCTTGAGGACGCCGTCGAGCGCCGCGCGCGCGTTGCCCGTTGAGCAGGCTTGCGAGAACAGCTTGCCGATGATGATCTTGTCCTGCATGAGCGAAGACAGCTTGGTCTGGTTCTTCAGGTTGTAGCCGGCCGGTAGCGCCAGCTTGAACATTTCCTTGGCAACCGACAGTTTCGGATCCGCGGGCCAGATCGGCTCGTTTTCGTACTTCGGCAGCATCGGCAGGATGTAACCCTGCCCGGCCTTGTAGAACGCACCGAGGTTCTTGATCGAGAAGAACTGCAAGATTAGGTCCTTGGCGGCGTCCAGATCGGCACCCTTCGTGTGGTTCAGAATGCCCCACCAGGGCAGCGTGGCTGCGCCAAAGCGCCCGGCCGGCCCCTTGGGCGGAATCGAGTGATTCATCGCCGCCGCCAGCGCCGGGTTGCTCTTCAACGCCGGCAGGTAGATCGTATTGACGTTGGGCGTCATCGAGATCTTGCCGGCCAGGAACGCGGCATTGTTGGCGCCGTCATCGTACGCCACCTCACCCGGGTCGCCGGCGTCCCGGTGCAACTGGATCGCGAACTCAAGGGCTGCAATCGTCTCCTTGCTGTCAAGCGCCAGCGAGCCGTCCGGATTGAACTCCTTGCCGCCAAACGCCCAAAGGAACAGGTACGGCGTTGCGTTGCCGTCGCCGGCGGCTTTGTCGGAGAACGTGATCCCGAAGGGGTGCCCCTTGGCTTTGAGCTTCTTGCCGGCGGCGAGCGCCTCTTCCCACGTGTCCGGGAACTTTTCGTATCCTTCTTCCTTGAACCAATCCAGGCGGTAGTTGATGAACCAGTTGTGCTGACCGATCGGCACGCCGATCCATTTGCCGTCTTGGACGGCATTGAACGGTGCGGCGGGCAGCCAGCCGCCGCCGGCGCTGCCGAGCGCTTCCGCCACTTCGCTTACATCCGCCAGGGCTTTGGCATAAGCCGCCGGCGGGGTGGCGCTCTGGATAATATTGGCCCCGCTCTTCGTCTCGATCGCGGTCTGAATCTTCGCGGGGAGGTTGGTGCCTTCCAGCTCGCGCGAGAATGTGACGCCGTTCTGCTTTGCCCAGTCGTTGGCGAAGTTGTCGATGACCGGGTCGAGTTCCGGCAGGAACGACCATGGGCCGCCGAGGAACTTCACGGTTGCGCCCTTGAGCACTGGCGGGGCCTTGGTGGCGCCGGCGGCGGGGGCCATGGTGGCTACGGCTGGCGCGGCGGTCGGCGTGGCGCCGCACGCCGCCATGATCGCGCTCAGCCCGGCCACGCCGCCGGCGGCGGCGGCGCCCTTCAGAAATTCGCGACGAGTAATAACGGGATGTTGCTTGGTGGACATTGAGTTTCCTCCTCCAGCCTGTGATTGAGAAAGGTCCGATTCCGCTGCTGCTGTTGTGCTTGGTTGTGCGCTGTCTGCGTGACACTGACGTTGACGTTAAGGTGTTGCCTCAGAATGGATGAGGCAATGAAGTCACCTCCCGCCCGGTGGGCTGCAAAAACATCGAAATAAACCTGACGCGCAAACTGACCTGCATCACCGCCGACTGCTTATCGGCTCTGCCTGAGCGCCGGGGATGGCAGGGAAGGCGGCAGTCGCCAGATCGCTCGCTGAGTGGGGGAACTCGGCCCAGCATACGTAGCCGCGAAACGCCCGTCGTGCAAGCAAGAGTATGAGCGTTGAGTTGCGAGCAATCCTAGCGTCCATCTCGGCCCGAATGACCGTGAATGACCGTGTAGTAGGCCACTCTGGAATTGTCGCGATTCTATCACGCTGACAATCAATTGTCAATTGGGTGATTGTCACTAAATGACAATCGGTTGCCGCAGTATACGTCGGTTCTGTCGAGGGCGATGACATCTATGCATCAGACGGCACGGAAGTGGCTTGCGGCCAGATGCTACCCCTGCCACAACATGTCGGCGAACTGCGTCTCAACAATCTGCCGAAAGGCGTCCACACGCTCGTCGGCGATGCGCAGATACGGCCGCCGCGTGCGATTGGCCGGTACCAGGAACGGCGACGAGGCCGAGACGGCCTTGCCGATGATGCCGTGCAAGTTGCCGCCATCTTCCAGCACGGCGCGTATCTGCGTGATGAAGGCGTGCATGCGCTGCTGGCGGTGTTTCGCCTGCTCCCAGCGCTGGTTCACGATATCGGCGTGCCAGTCCAGCATGTAGCGCGGGTTGAAGTTCACGAACCAGGAGTACACGCCGCGCGCCCCAAACAGCATGTATGGCGTCATGGCATGCTCGCCG harbors:
- a CDS encoding sugar ABC transporter permease — its product is MAGLLHKESSLGYILLGPGFVFLAVMMAYPFFYAVFLSFTDKQMGADANFTGLENYAKLLGTNLFSKTVVNSLVYTLFALVLKFCGGLVLAVMLNRPFVGQRAAKALFLLPWIMPTVFSTMIWSWIYHPAFSIVNEVLIGKLHLLSEPIPFLRQETWAMASLIYVNVWRGVPFFGITFMAAIQGVSTEILEASRIDGANRWQSFWQITFPMILPVVIIVSLISTIGTLGDFDLPFLLTRGGPNDATTLFSLTAYTLTFSSGFVGLGAAVTMTMFPLLILLVIASLISVRRQEAN
- a CDS encoding extracellular solute-binding protein; this translates as MSTKQHPVITRREFLKGAAAAGGVAGLSAIMAACGATPTAAPAVATMAPAAGATKAPPVLKGATVKFLGGPWSFLPELDPVIDNFANDWAKQNGVTFSRELEGTNLPAKIQTAIETKSGANIIQSATPPAAYAKALADVSEVAEALGSAGGGWLPAAPFNAVQDGKWIGVPIGQHNWFINYRLDWFKEEGYEKFPDTWEEALAAGKKLKAKGHPFGITFSDKAAGDGNATPYLFLWAFGGKEFNPDGSLALDSKETIAALEFAIQLHRDAGDPGEVAYDDGANNAAFLAGKISMTPNVNTIYLPALKSNPALAAAMNHSIPPKGPAGRFGAATLPWWGILNHTKGADLDAAKDLILQFFSIKNLGAFYKAGQGYILPMLPKYENEPIWPADPKLSVAKEMFKLALPAGYNLKNQTKLSSLMQDKIIIGKLFSQACSTGNARAALDGVLKDIADLKLLS